AGATATATTTTTGTCTATTTTCTTTTGCTTGTTTCGTTTATGCTTTTTTTTACGTCGTTAGGCTATTATGTTTTTGTGTTTAACTGGGGTGTAAGTATTCTAAAAATAGCGATAAATGCACTTCTGTTAATCTCTGTGATAGCAGTATCTATCGCTATTTATTATTTTGCTGAAAAAATGAAGTCAAGGCTTTGACGTGCGCCAGCATTTCAGTGAGAAACGAAGGCCAAAAAGGATTAGGATTAGAAAAACGATTTTTCCAAAAAGAAGGCCAGCAGACATTGCAGTAAATGTCTCAAGTGTAATGACATACCATGCTGACTGGAAAATATCGACAATAGTGAAAATCCCAATAATGAAAAACACGACTGTTAATATTAATGAGGCAATCTTTTTCATTCACTAATCCTTTCTTGTTCAAAATTAATTGAAATTATTCTAGATGATACAAAGGTTGGTTGTCTAGCACTTAGTCACCGTCATGAATGGCTGAGTATCATTTAGGGTGGTTGCAATCGCTGCCACTCTGGATATTCTGAGCGAATGTGATTTCGTCAGATTAGAGGCAGAGGTAAAATATGGACGGTTTTATTCAGCCCCATGCTTTCCTGTTTGCCATATAAGTGCTTTTTCGAAAGCAATAATGTTAATCCACGAAGAGTAGATATTATGGCTATTGATATGTTTCTGAAGGTCGAGGGTGTTACGGGCGAATCTAAAGATTCTAACCACACTGGCTGGACTGATATTACCTCCTTCTCCTGGGGCGCGTCCCAGCCGGGAAATATGAGTGTCGGCGGCGGTGGTGGTGCAGGTAAAGTTAATTTTAACGATCTGCACGTCAATGCACTTATCGACAAATCTACCACCGCCGTTTTGAAACACTGCGCGAGCGGTAAGCACCTGAGCAAAGTTGAACTGTCTGTCTGTAAAGCGGGCGGCCAGCAGGTTGAATACACCCGTATCACGCTGGAAGATGTGCTGGTGACTGCGGTTCAGTACACCGGCGCAGACAACGGCGATACCGTTGGCGTGACCTATGCATTCCAGGCTGCGAAAGTGAAACAGCAGTACTGGGAGCAGACCACTGCGGGTGGTAAAGGTGCTGAAAGCAGCGCTGGCTGGAATATCAAAGAGAACAAAGAAGCATAATTTGCGTATACGTGGCCGGGGATTACTCCCCGGTCATTATCGTAAAAATAACGATTAAAAGTTTGTGTAAGTCCTCGTTGCCAGGATTTTGTACACAGGCGGATTGGGTTATGAAGAGAGCGCTAAGTACAATAGCGATAACGTGTCTATGTAGCGCCTGCATATCGCATCCTGCGCAGTACAACGTCTGACGGTCTCATTAGAAAATAACGCACCGTGCTTTCGTTTTCCTCAGGATTCTGGGCTTACATATCCGATCACCGCTTATGCGCCAACGGTGATGAAGCAAGAAGGCGAGCAGTGGAAAAGGATCTCGTTGTCTGGTTTTAACACCCCCATAGTTTTGTTAAAACCCGGAGTTTGTCATCAATGGAGTGGGATCACCTGGCAGGCCGGAGAATTCGATGTTGCACTAAGAGCTGCAGACAAGAATGGAGCCTTCCGATATGCCGCACGGTTTGAATTATATAAGGATACCGGTGGTCAACTACGGATTAGACAGAACGAATAAGTAGAGAGCATTCCAAATGCCGGCGTTGTTGTTCTCAGCGCAACTGTTGAAGGAACTCAGTTAGTAGGATTGGTTGGTGATCAGCGTCATCATTTAATTTACCGCGGAGATTCATGTGAGCTTTGAAAATGTTTACTCAATTTCCGTCATTTTACTGTTCATTATTTTTATTACTATTGTGGTGACGTTTTATGCTGATTACAGAAAACGCTCCCCTCAGATAGCTAAAGTCTATGAATTATTAAAGCAGCAGCAACTCATTCGGAGTGATGATTATAATATTTGGGAAGGGTTAGGGTTTTGGGGATTTGGTTTTCGAGTGACGATAATATCAAGGCTGTTGAACGGAAAACGCGTTAAGTTAACCCAGTCTCGTTGGCTTGAACCAGTCCCGGTTAAGAATGCGCTGTGTGATTTTGATTTGACATGGATTAATACTTATATCATGAAAAATAAAATTGCGTTGATTGTTTTTGCTGTATTATTAACGCTGTCTTTCTTACATGATATTTGAGTTTGCTATTTATTTCACCAAAGTATGCTTAAAATCATCCTGTGAAATAAAAGCGGGGCGAACAGGAGAAAGGATCAGGGATTGGTTTTCTGGAGACTAATAAATGTATGAGATGATCCGCCTCATAGCGCTCTTTTTTGTTTTTTTGGGATTGCTTATTTCTTTGTTTTTTTACTTTTATTTTTATCGTAAATATTCTGCAGAGCTATCAAAATCATTTCATTTTTTGAGTGATAAGCAATGCTTAGATGTAAATGATTATCTATTTTATGAGCAACTTGGCCTGCCCGGCTTTGCGCATCGAGTGTTATTAATGAAAAAGATTCTGTCCGGCAAAGCCACCACAACAAATGGTAAAATAATTCTTTCTCCGGAGGTAAGTCAGTTAATAGCATCGACTTACAATTTTTCATGGATAAAAACGTTTTACAAAATGACAATTTTTGTAGCATTTTTAATGCTGCTATTGCTTTTAATGGTTGCCACAGGAAAATAAAGGCATGCCATGCTTAAGCTTAACAAATGTAACGTTATTGGCTCTTGTGATTTTGTTTGCCGCTCTTGTTATCATGGACTTCTACAGTTCTTGTTATTTTAGAAAGCACGAAAATGATTATAAATTACTTCTTTCAGAATATCGGCAAAGAGGCTACGATCTCGATCTGATGACAAATTATGAATCATTTTTTGGTTCGTTGGCGAATTATCAAAAAATAATTTGGTTTGTTCGTCTTCGCAAAGGCGTGAAGATGAAGTTTTCCAAAGACAGAAATGTACAGGTTGAAGCCTATCAATTCGTTCAGTCTTTACCGGAAGAGAGAATCAGCTGGATATTGAAACTGCATCGACGCTATAAAGCTCAGGCCTTACTTTTTACATTATGGCTCCTTACCGGCATTATTTTTCTAAATATAGTCAAATAGCTTAAATCAGCTATTAACCCCCAAACGCCGCCGTTCTCACCCTGAGAGCGGCAGCGTTTGAGCGCTAATCATACCAGCAGGAATACGCCATGCGATTCACGATTATTTCGACAAAACCCGGTCATCAGCCGCCGCAGAGCCGCTGTGATTTTTACGCCCCGGGGGGCACCATTGGTCGCGGTACGGATAACAATCTGGT
This Citrobacter enshiensis DNA region includes the following protein-coding sequences:
- a CDS encoding Hcp family type VI secretion system effector translates to MAIDMFLKVEGVTGESKDSNHTGWTDITSFSWGASQPGNMSVGGGGGAGKVNFNDLHVNALIDKSTTAVLKHCASGKHLSKVELSVCKAGGQQVEYTRITLEDVLVTAVQYTGADNGDTVGVTYAFQAAKVKQQYWEQTTAGGKGAESSAGWNIKENKEA